From Domibacillus sp. DTU_2020_1001157_1_SI_ALB_TIR_016, a single genomic window includes:
- a CDS encoding GNAT family N-acetyltransferase, with protein MEYVQVNSIDDPMFARLHKTMQDVFPPEEVLEYELWAEPLKDPTIRVFLAVQDDEVAGITEYRYNKELNVAMTDFTIIVKEGRGVGPFLAKKRHEDLMRLAEENDLDLTGMFAEIYDPYRMKDHAFASIKVMDPFVRREVLSHLGYMRLDFPYVHPAWTNEGEAVSHLDLCFQPFKENIQLLKASLIRDFITSYYSVLSNKPQEWHDMVANLEKKDEILLKPL; from the coding sequence ATGGAATATGTACAAGTGAACAGCATTGACGATCCAATGTTTGCACGCCTGCATAAAACAATGCAGGATGTGTTTCCACCGGAGGAAGTACTGGAGTATGAATTATGGGCGGAGCCGCTGAAAGACCCAACAATTCGTGTATTTCTGGCAGTTCAGGACGATGAAGTAGCAGGAATAACGGAGTATCGGTACAATAAAGAATTAAACGTGGCGATGACGGATTTTACGATTATCGTAAAAGAAGGGCGTGGGGTCGGGCCGTTTTTAGCAAAAAAACGCCATGAAGATTTAATGCGCCTGGCGGAAGAAAACGACCTTGATTTAACGGGCATGTTTGCGGAAATTTATGACCCGTACCGTATGAAAGATCATGCCTTTGCCAGCATTAAAGTGATGGACCCATTTGTACGGCGCGAAGTGCTTTCCCACCTCGGCTACATGCGTCTTGATTTCCCGTATGTTCATCCTGCATGGACCAATGAGGGAGAAGCGGTCAGTCATTTGGACCTTTGTTTCCAGCCATTCAAAGAAAATATTCAGTTACTTAAAGCAAGTTTGATCCGCGATTTTATCACCAGTTATTATTCCGTTTTATCGAATAAGCCTCAGGAATGGCACGATATGGTGGCAAACCTTGAAAAGAAAGACGAAATATTATTAAAGCCTTTATAA
- the nirB gene encoding nitrite reductase large subunit NirB codes for MNKRKLVVIGNGMAGVRAVEEILKIQPNEFEITIFGKEPHPNYNRILLSKVLQGDTTVESITLNDWAWYEANGITLYTGESVVQIHTSEKYVVTSKERIVSYDELVIATGSLPFMLPLPGAKKEGVTAFRDIYDCEKMVEASKKYEKAIVIGGGLLGLEAARGLLNLGMKVDVVHIGEYIMDRQLDPVAARMLQRDLEAQGMNFLLQKNSAEITGHKRVKGLRFSDGSWREADLIVMAVGVRPNTQVAAGTDIEVNRAIVVDDYMRTSVPHVYAVGECAEHRGFVYGLVAPLYEQGKALAAALCKEEHPGYQGSVLSTQLKVSGVDVFSAGEFMDSDETQSMQWIDGINNTYKKIVVRDGKIAGAVLFGDITEGAKLFGMIQKKDHYAVLEKEMAQGSGSKDERIASMADHDTVCACNGVSKGAIVRAVCEQALESVEDVKACTKASSSCGGCRPVVADILDFIKRNGVEEEAEKASICACTDADHGDIIQAVQAHPNEGMAQLMHRLGWKTEGCAVCRPALYYYMGVHSSCVPDILEEQTADGTYMAAPRMYGGITGADQLRTIADVVEKYSIPLVKLAAGPRMELYGIKEEKISEVRAALSASMPSYGASLRAVGTCAGIRYAKYAFHDSLALGRKLEERLESFVFPAEVTVAVSSGLEDEAGSLGENVGLIGAPGGWELYVSGERLYASMKPDDAVCMTEALLAYYRISAFYGEEMDSWAGRLGLTSIREEVLKRKRQGISIQNQQAAAAL; via the coding sequence ATGAATAAACGAAAACTGGTTGTGATCGGAAATGGGATGGCGGGTGTCCGTGCAGTTGAAGAAATCTTAAAGATTCAGCCGAATGAATTTGAGATCACGATATTTGGGAAAGAGCCGCATCCAAACTATAATCGGATTTTACTGTCTAAAGTCCTTCAAGGCGATACAACGGTTGAAAGCATTACCTTAAATGACTGGGCATGGTATGAAGCAAACGGCATTACTCTTTATACGGGAGAGTCGGTTGTTCAAATTCACACAAGCGAAAAATATGTGGTGACCTCTAAAGAACGCATCGTATCCTATGATGAATTGGTAATTGCCACAGGTTCACTGCCATTTATGCTGCCGCTTCCAGGTGCAAAAAAAGAAGGAGTAACGGCGTTCCGGGACATATATGATTGTGAGAAAATGGTCGAAGCATCCAAAAAGTACGAAAAAGCCATTGTAATCGGCGGCGGGCTGCTTGGGCTGGAAGCGGCCCGTGGTCTTCTTAATTTAGGAATGAAAGTGGATGTTGTGCATATCGGGGAGTACATTATGGACCGGCAGCTTGATCCTGTTGCGGCTCGCATGCTTCAACGGGATTTAGAAGCACAGGGGATGAATTTTCTGCTGCAAAAAAATTCAGCAGAAATTACCGGCCATAAACGGGTAAAAGGCTTACGCTTCTCAGATGGAAGCTGGCGTGAAGCGGATTTGATCGTCATGGCGGTTGGTGTCCGCCCGAATACACAAGTGGCTGCCGGTACAGACATCGAAGTAAACCGGGCTATTGTCGTAGACGACTATATGCGCACAAGCGTCCCACATGTATACGCAGTTGGAGAATGTGCAGAGCATCGCGGCTTTGTTTACGGCCTTGTCGCGCCTTTGTATGAACAGGGAAAAGCATTGGCAGCTGCTTTGTGCAAAGAGGAACATCCGGGCTATCAAGGCTCGGTGCTGTCTACTCAATTGAAAGTGTCCGGTGTGGACGTTTTTTCAGCGGGAGAATTTATGGACAGTGATGAAACGCAGTCCATGCAATGGATAGATGGAATAAACAACACATACAAAAAAATCGTCGTAAGAGATGGCAAAATCGCAGGTGCCGTGCTATTTGGCGACATTACTGAAGGCGCTAAGCTGTTCGGGATGATTCAAAAGAAAGACCATTATGCCGTACTGGAAAAAGAAATGGCCCAGGGCAGCGGCAGCAAAGATGAACGCATTGCTTCTATGGCGGATCATGACACAGTGTGCGCGTGCAATGGTGTATCGAAAGGAGCCATTGTAAGGGCTGTTTGCGAGCAGGCGCTCGAAAGCGTGGAGGATGTGAAGGCCTGCACGAAAGCTTCAAGCTCCTGCGGCGGCTGTCGCCCGGTTGTAGCGGATATTTTGGACTTTATTAAAAGAAACGGAGTCGAAGAGGAAGCGGAAAAAGCATCGATCTGCGCTTGTACAGACGCGGATCACGGAGATATCATCCAGGCGGTTCAAGCTCATCCAAATGAAGGGATGGCGCAGCTGATGCACCGGCTTGGATGGAAAACAGAAGGCTGCGCGGTATGCCGGCCGGCTCTTTACTATTACATGGGTGTGCACAGCAGCTGCGTGCCGGATATTTTAGAAGAACAGACAGCGGACGGTACGTACATGGCCGCTCCGCGCATGTACGGCGGTATAACAGGAGCAGACCAGCTTCGAACGATTGCGGATGTGGTAGAAAAGTACAGCATTCCACTCGTCAAGCTGGCAGCTGGACCCCGAATGGAGCTGTATGGCATTAAAGAAGAGAAAATTTCTGAGGTGAGAGCAGCTCTTTCTGCTTCCATGCCTTCCTATGGCGCATCTCTTCGCGCTGTCGGTACATGTGCCGGCATCCGATATGCAAAATACGCTTTTCACGACTCGCTGGCTCTTGGCAGGAAGCTGGAAGAACGGCTGGAATCATTCGTTTTCCCGGCAGAGGTAACAGTCGCCGTTTCCTCAGGTCTTGAGGATGAAGCGGGATCACTCGGGGAAAACGTCGGCTTGATCGGGGCACCGGGCGGCTGGGAATTGTACGTGTCGGGTGAGCGGCTTTACGCATCAATGAAGCCGGACGATGCTGTCTGTATGACGGAAGCGCTGCTTGCTTATTATCGTATATCCGCTTTTTATGGAGAAGAGATGGACAGCTGGGCCGGGCGGCTTGGCTTAACGTCGATTCGAGAAGAAGTATTAAAAAGAAAACGACAAGGGATATCCATTCAAAATCAACAGGCAGCCGCTGCCTTGTAA
- the rlmN gene encoding 23S rRNA (adenine(2503)-C(2))-methyltransferase RlmN has product MNKKSIYGLTLEQLEAWLLPFGHKKFRAQQVWDWLYRKRVTDFDEMTDVNADCIALLKEHFVLHTLKEHVKQESADGTIKFLFKLTDGNLIETVMMRHKFGLSVCVTTQVGCNIGCSFCASGLLKKTRDLSSGEIVEQIMNVQHALDEAGNGEKVSHIVVMGIGEPFDNFDNLIDFLKVVIDQKGLGIAARHITVSTSGLANKIYDFTDTKIPVNLAISLHAPNNELRTKIMKINRAIPIEKLMEAVDYYLENTNRRITFEYILLKDVNDRVEDALELAELIGDKKQYVNLIPYNPVDEHSQYQRSTPEAIMAFYDTLKKKGLNCVVRQEHGTDIDAACGQLRSKQIQKASQ; this is encoded by the coding sequence ATGAACAAAAAATCCATTTACGGATTGACGCTTGAGCAGCTGGAGGCATGGCTTCTGCCATTTGGACATAAGAAATTCCGAGCGCAGCAAGTGTGGGACTGGCTGTACCGGAAACGGGTAACCGATTTTGACGAGATGACAGACGTAAATGCGGACTGCATCGCACTGCTGAAAGAGCATTTTGTTCTTCATACCCTAAAAGAACACGTGAAGCAGGAATCAGCAGACGGAACGATTAAATTTTTGTTTAAATTAACAGACGGCAACTTAATTGAAACGGTGATGATGCGCCATAAATTCGGCTTATCTGTTTGTGTAACGACGCAGGTCGGCTGCAACATTGGCTGCAGTTTTTGTGCAAGCGGCTTATTAAAGAAAACGCGTGACTTATCGAGCGGTGAAATCGTGGAGCAGATTATGAATGTGCAGCATGCACTGGATGAAGCAGGCAACGGAGAAAAAGTAAGCCATATCGTCGTGATGGGGATTGGGGAGCCGTTTGATAACTTTGACAATCTGATCGATTTCTTAAAAGTCGTCATCGATCAAAAAGGATTGGGCATTGCAGCCCGCCATATTACCGTTTCAACGAGCGGCCTGGCGAATAAAATTTACGACTTTACCGATACAAAAATTCCGGTTAACCTCGCGATTTCCCTGCATGCACCGAACAACGAGCTGCGGACAAAAATTATGAAAATCAACCGGGCGATTCCGATTGAAAAGCTGATGGAAGCGGTCGATTACTACCTGGAAAACACAAATCGCCGTATCACCTTTGAATATATCCTGTTAAAAGACGTGAATGACCGGGTGGAAGATGCACTTGAGCTGGCAGAATTAATTGGCGATAAAAAACAGTATGTGAATTTAATTCCGTACAATCCAGTTGATGAACACAGCCAGTATCAGCGGAGCACGCCGGAAGCGATTATGGCATTTTATGATACGCTGAAGAAAAAAGGTTTGAACTGTGTTGTACGCCAGGAACATGGAACAGATATTGATGCAGCATGCGGGCAGCTGCGAAGCAAACAAATCCAAAAAGCATCCCAATAA
- a CDS encoding class I SAM-dependent methyltransferase, whose protein sequence is MDEKHLEKAYDEQLSIQTTGDQQGFPQLAHYHRYEPTPYEGLDELFERCTLDASDGFVDVGCGKGRVAFYVHDRFRASVTGIEMNPAFFDVCLQNKIGYMRKRKRRHGLIDFQCVMAQEYEVKAEDTVFYFFNPFSVQIFMRVVQRILASMEAFPRQVTLILYYPSDEYLYYLEHQTVFDWLDEVKLGGMYEKNEHERFVLFQYQS, encoded by the coding sequence ATGGACGAGAAGCATCTAGAAAAAGCGTATGATGAGCAGCTGTCCATTCAGACAACGGGTGATCAGCAGGGGTTTCCCCAGCTTGCCCACTATCATCGCTACGAGCCGACACCCTATGAGGGACTTGATGAGCTTTTCGAACGCTGTACCTTGGATGCAAGTGACGGATTTGTTGACGTCGGCTGCGGAAAAGGGCGGGTCGCCTTTTACGTGCATGACCGCTTCCGGGCTTCGGTTACGGGGATTGAAATGAACCCTGCTTTTTTTGATGTGTGTCTTCAAAACAAAATAGGGTATATGAGAAAAAGAAAGCGCCGGCACGGATTGATCGATTTTCAATGTGTGATGGCGCAGGAGTATGAAGTAAAAGCAGAAGATACTGTTTTTTACTTTTTCAATCCGTTCTCAGTGCAAATTTTCATGCGCGTCGTACAGCGGATTCTGGCGTCAATGGAAGCCTTCCCGCGCCAGGTGACACTGATTTTGTATTATCCATCAGACGAATACCTGTATTATTTGGAGCATCAGACGGTATTTGACTGGCTCGATGAAGTGAAATTGGGCGGGATGTACGAAAAAAACGAACATGAACGGTTTGTTCTTTTTCAATACCAATCATAA
- a CDS encoding aldo/keto reductase produces MLQWEQIHIIRKGFDFLEKQSVKEALRKRAVTLPDGAAVPALGQGTWHIGDDPAKKEAEMRALRLGVDLGMSLIDTAEMYGDGRSERVVGEAIRGIRDEVFLVSKVYPHNAGLEQIAASCEKSLQRLQTDRLDLYLLHWRGRVPLEETIEGMERLKKEGKIIRWGVSNFDTADMKELLQKPGGNGCAVNQVLYHLGSRGIEFDLLPWHKEQGIPVMAYSPLAQGGSLRKELMNDSVVQKMARAHGASPLQIMLAWTIRFPGMIAIPKSAQEEHTAANARAAQIVLTEQELNELNERFSAPDRKVPLDII; encoded by the coding sequence ATGTTACAGTGGGAACAGATTCATATAATAAGGAAAGGGTTTGATTTTTTGGAAAAGCAATCTGTTAAAGAAGCATTAAGAAAACGGGCTGTTACACTGCCGGACGGGGCAGCCGTTCCGGCGCTCGGGCAGGGAACGTGGCATATCGGAGATGATCCAGCCAAAAAAGAAGCGGAGATGAGGGCGCTGCGACTCGGTGTTGATCTCGGCATGTCACTGATTGATACGGCAGAGATGTACGGAGATGGCCGGTCGGAACGGGTCGTCGGCGAAGCCATTCGAGGCATCCGGGATGAAGTGTTTTTAGTATCAAAGGTTTATCCGCATAACGCAGGGCTGGAACAGATTGCTGCTTCATGTGAAAAAAGCTTACAGCGGCTTCAAACAGACCGGCTCGATTTGTATCTGCTTCACTGGCGTGGACGGGTGCCGCTTGAAGAAACGATTGAAGGAATGGAGCGGTTGAAGAAAGAAGGGAAAATCATCCGCTGGGGTGTTTCAAACTTTGACACAGCTGATATGAAGGAGCTTCTGCAAAAACCGGGCGGAAATGGATGCGCTGTTAATCAAGTTCTCTATCATCTTGGTTCGCGCGGTATTGAATTCGACCTGCTTCCATGGCATAAGGAACAGGGGATACCCGTTATGGCTTACAGTCCGCTTGCACAGGGCGGCTCGCTGCGAAAAGAGCTGATGAATGATTCTGTTGTTCAAAAAATGGCGCGGGCGCACGGAGCATCTCCCCTTCAAATTATGCTTGCCTGGACGATTCGCTTTCCCGGCATGATAGCCATCCCCAAATCCGCGCAGGAGGAGCATACAGCCGCTAACGCAAGAGCTGCCCAAATTGTGTTAACAGAACAGGAGCTGAACGAGCTGAACGAGCGATTTTCAGCTCCTGATCGAAAAGTACCACTTGATATTATTTAA
- the nasC gene encoding assimilatory nitrate reductase catalytic subunit NasC, protein METAVKTVMETQCPFCSVQCKMTVTETEEQGHTTYHVAPKQNAASEGRLCIKGMNAYQHALTGERITEPLMKKNGEFVPVSWEEAYKQIAERFTALQHQFNRDTIGVYGGGSLTNETSYTLGKFARVALQTKYIDYNGRFCMSAAAAAGNQAFGIDRGLTNPLSEVRESDCLILAGTNIAECQPTLMPYFRDAKENGAFIIVIDPRSTATAEMADMHLKVKPGTDAALANGLLKVIIDNGYIDKVFLAARTTGFEEVKAHIDSCKIEEIAALTGVPQEDIERAGRKFGQAASGMILTARGVEQQTDGSLAVRNFINLLLATGKIGKRGSGYGAVTGQANGQGGREHGQKADQLPGYRSIENEEHRAYIAKIWGVDAESLPGKGVSAYEMMEKVHAQEIRGLFLMGSNPIVSNPNANFVEEGLRKLDFLVVADMLFSETAQLADVILPTAAYLENTGTLTNLEGRVLLREAARPAPGLAKQDWEILSDIAASLGKAAHFSYTDAEGIFEELRLASKGGIADYYGITYDRLRKEEGVYWPCPSPEHPGEARLFEASFPRPDGRAAMVPVPNEFPKEQAGGDYPLYLTTGRVLGHYLTGVQTHQSPTLEAQQFESFVEIHPKTARRLKIKDDSLVKVRSRRGEVVVRSKLTASIREDTIFMPMHWDGIQNVNKLTSEALDPACKMPGFKVCAAMVTPLSAQY, encoded by the coding sequence ATGGAAACAGCCGTAAAAACAGTGATGGAAACACAGTGCCCTTTTTGCAGTGTTCAATGTAAAATGACGGTTACAGAAACAGAAGAGCAGGGACATACAACCTATCATGTGGCGCCCAAGCAAAATGCAGCCTCAGAGGGCCGTCTTTGTATTAAAGGAATGAACGCTTATCAGCATGCGCTGACCGGCGAGAGAATCACGGAACCTTTAATGAAAAAAAACGGTGAATTTGTACCCGTTTCATGGGAGGAAGCGTACAAGCAAATTGCCGAGCGGTTTACCGCTCTGCAGCATCAATTTAACCGGGATACGATCGGGGTGTATGGAGGCGGCTCGCTTACAAATGAAACGTCCTATACACTCGGTAAGTTTGCGCGTGTGGCCCTGCAGACAAAGTACATTGATTACAATGGACGGTTTTGCATGTCTGCGGCTGCAGCGGCCGGCAATCAAGCATTTGGCATTGACCGGGGATTAACAAATCCGCTTTCGGAAGTAAGAGAATCAGACTGTTTAATTCTCGCAGGAACCAACATTGCCGAATGCCAGCCGACACTGATGCCGTACTTTAGAGATGCAAAAGAAAATGGCGCTTTTATCATTGTAATCGACCCGCGCAGCACGGCTACAGCAGAGATGGCCGATATGCATCTGAAAGTCAAGCCGGGTACAGATGCAGCGCTTGCCAATGGACTGCTGAAAGTGATTATAGATAACGGGTATATCGACAAAGTATTTCTGGCGGCACGCACTACAGGATTTGAGGAAGTAAAAGCACATATCGATTCATGTAAAATCGAAGAGATCGCCGCCTTAACAGGTGTGCCCCAAGAAGATATCGAACGAGCAGGGCGGAAATTTGGGCAGGCGGCATCGGGAATGATTTTAACTGCCCGTGGTGTAGAGCAGCAAACAGACGGATCTCTGGCTGTACGTAATTTTATCAATCTATTGCTTGCCACAGGTAAAATCGGCAAGAGAGGAAGCGGCTACGGAGCAGTTACAGGCCAGGCGAACGGACAGGGCGGACGCGAGCATGGCCAAAAAGCAGACCAGCTGCCCGGATACCGGTCGATTGAAAATGAAGAGCATCGCGCGTACATCGCGAAAATATGGGGCGTTGACGCGGAGAGTCTTCCAGGTAAAGGTGTATCTGCATACGAAATGATGGAAAAAGTACATGCGCAGGAAATCCGGGGGCTGTTTTTAATGGGGTCTAACCCGATCGTTTCCAACCCCAATGCAAACTTCGTAGAAGAAGGTCTGCGGAAGCTGGATTTTCTTGTTGTGGCCGATATGCTTTTTTCGGAGACGGCCCAGCTGGCTGATGTTATTTTGCCTACGGCGGCTTACTTGGAAAATACCGGAACGTTAACGAATCTGGAAGGCCGCGTGTTGCTTCGGGAAGCAGCTCGGCCGGCACCGGGTCTTGCAAAGCAGGATTGGGAGATTTTATCTGATATTGCTGCTTCTCTAGGAAAAGCCGCTCATTTTTCGTATACAGATGCCGAAGGGATTTTTGAAGAGCTTCGCCTGGCAAGCAAGGGCGGCATTGCGGATTATTACGGAATTACGTACGACCGGCTTCGAAAAGAAGAAGGGGTTTATTGGCCTTGTCCTTCCCCGGAGCATCCAGGTGAGGCTCGTTTGTTCGAAGCATCGTTTCCTCGTCCGGATGGGAGAGCCGCCATGGTGCCGGTGCCGAATGAGTTTCCGAAAGAACAGGCGGGAGGAGACTATCCCCTTTATTTAACGACCGGCCGGGTGCTGGGGCACTATTTAACGGGTGTGCAGACACATCAAAGCCCGACGCTTGAAGCCCAACAGTTTGAATCCTTCGTGGAGATTCACCCGAAAACAGCAAGGCGTTTGAAGATAAAAGATGATTCGCTTGTAAAGGTGCGGTCCCGCCGGGGGGAAGTCGTTGTTCGCAGCAAGCTGACCGCATCCATTCGTGAGGATACAATTTTCATGCCGATGCACTGGGACGGCATTCAAAACGTCAATAAACTGACCAGTGAAGCCTTGGACCCGGCCTGTAAAATGCCCGGCTTCAAAGTTTGTGCCGCAATGGTAACGCCCTTGTCCGCCCAGTATTAA
- a CDS encoding nitrate/nitrite transporter — MKLAELRKSGHAPSLLASFLYFDISFMIWVMLGALGVYITQDFGLSPSQKGLIVAIPILAGSFFRIILGICTDRIGPRKTAIGGMIVTMVPLLWGWLFGNSMTELYFIGILLGVAGASFSVALPMASRWYPPHLQGLAMGIAGAGNSGTVLATLFGPRLAEVFGWNGVMGLALIPLTLVFITYVLIAKDAPTQPEPQPLVNYFKVFKQRDTWYFCLLYSVTFGGFVGLTSFLSIFFVDQYGLTSVRAGDFVTLCVIAGSLFRPVGGMIADKIGGAALLKFLFIGVALMMFGVSTLPSLTVVTMMLFVGMMCLGMGNGAVFQLVPQRFQKEIGMVTGVVGAAGGVGGFFVPNILGTLKQMTGTYAAGFTVYAVIGIAALILLTVAQISWRKAYALKEESA, encoded by the coding sequence ATGAAACTAGCGGAATTGCGAAAAAGCGGCCACGCGCCGTCTCTATTGGCGTCATTTTTGTATTTTGATATCAGCTTTATGATTTGGGTTATGCTTGGGGCTCTTGGTGTGTATATTACACAGGATTTCGGCCTTTCTCCTTCTCAAAAGGGATTAATTGTAGCGATTCCTATTTTGGCTGGTTCTTTTTTCCGAATTATTCTCGGAATCTGTACGGATCGGATTGGCCCGCGTAAAACGGCAATAGGCGGCATGATCGTCACTATGGTGCCTCTTTTATGGGGATGGCTTTTCGGAAATTCCATGACAGAGCTTTACTTCATTGGTATTCTGCTTGGCGTTGCCGGCGCAAGCTTTTCTGTTGCCCTTCCAATGGCAAGCCGCTGGTACCCGCCGCATCTTCAGGGGCTCGCAATGGGAATTGCCGGTGCTGGAAACAGCGGTACAGTGCTTGCTACACTGTTTGGTCCGCGCCTGGCAGAAGTATTCGGCTGGAATGGCGTGATGGGTCTTGCCCTTATTCCTCTTACACTTGTTTTTATTACGTACGTGCTGATTGCCAAGGACGCTCCTACGCAGCCGGAGCCACAGCCTTTAGTTAATTATTTTAAAGTGTTTAAACAGCGTGACACCTGGTATTTCTGCTTGCTTTATAGTGTAACGTTCGGTGGATTTGTTGGGCTGACTAGTTTTTTAAGTATTTTCTTTGTCGACCAGTATGGGTTGACCAGCGTCCGTGCAGGTGATTTTGTGACACTCTGCGTGATTGCAGGCAGCTTGTTCCGTCCGGTCGGCGGCATGATTGCCGATAAAATCGGCGGAGCAGCACTTCTTAAGTTCTTGTTTATTGGTGTAGCGTTGATGATGTTCGGCGTTAGCACGCTGCCTTCTTTAACAGTCGTGACAATGATGCTGTTTGTCGGCATGATGTGCCTTGGCATGGGCAATGGGGCGGTATTCCAGCTTGTTCCGCAGCGTTTTCAAAAAGAAATTGGCATGGTGACGGGGGTTGTCGGGGCAGCCGGCGGTGTAGGCGGCTTTTTTGTTCCAAATATTTTGGGTACACTCAAGCAAATGACCGGAACATATGCGGCTGGATTTACTGTTTATGCAGTAATTGGTATCGCTGCTCTTATTCTTTTAACCGTGGCGCAAATTTCATGGCGCAAAGCCTATGCTTTAAAAGAAGAATCTGCTTAA
- a CDS encoding anion permease has protein sequence MSKNKMPARGKGEVRLGLLFLTLLIGALIWFVPAPSGLSSQAWHLFAIFVATIIGLVVKPMPMGSVAVLALTATVLTQTLTIEEALSGFQNTTIWLIVIAFFISRGFIKTGLGTRVAYMFVQKFGKKTLGLSYSLVASDLILSPAMPSNTARAGGILLPIVRSLSEAYGSRSGDGTERKVGAFLTTVSFHGDMVTSAMFLTAMAANPLAAQIAGDITGEPISWVGWAAAASVPGLLSLLLVPYVLYKLYPPEVKETPAAPQMAAQKLKEMGPLKREEWFMIGVFVLILALWIFGTNFGISATTTAFIGLVALLITQVLSWSDIKKEEGAWDTLVWFAVLVMMAGFLNDLGMIPWFTDTMRGAVSGMSWLWTLVVLAVVYFYSHYLFASNTAHVSAMYAAFLAVIVAAGAPPVASALLLGVFSNLFGCLTHYSSGPAPVFFGAGYVTQSKWWTLGLIISIVHLIVWLGVGGAWWKVLGLW, from the coding sequence ATGAGTAAAAACAAGATGCCTGCCCGGGGAAAGGGAGAAGTAAGGCTTGGTCTTCTTTTTTTAACGCTTTTAATCGGAGCACTTATTTGGTTCGTTCCTGCACCGTCTGGACTCTCGTCTCAGGCATGGCATTTATTCGCTATTTTTGTAGCCACAATTATTGGGCTTGTAGTTAAGCCCATGCCAATGGGCAGTGTGGCTGTTTTAGCCCTGACCGCAACGGTTTTAACACAGACACTGACTATTGAAGAAGCGCTCAGTGGGTTTCAAAACACGACGATCTGGCTGATTGTCATTGCTTTTTTTATTTCAAGAGGATTTATCAAAACCGGTCTTGGCACCCGGGTTGCGTATATGTTTGTCCAAAAGTTCGGTAAAAAAACACTTGGCTTGTCTTATTCGCTTGTGGCAAGTGATCTTATTCTGTCTCCGGCGATGCCGTCCAACACAGCTAGAGCCGGCGGTATTTTGCTTCCAATTGTCCGGTCGCTGTCTGAAGCGTATGGTTCCCGGTCAGGAGACGGAACGGAACGAAAGGTAGGGGCGTTTTTAACAACGGTTTCCTTTCATGGAGATATGGTAACATCCGCCATGTTTTTAACAGCGATGGCAGCCAATCCGCTTGCGGCACAAATTGCTGGAGACATTACCGGTGAACCAATTTCATGGGTCGGCTGGGCCGCAGCTGCGTCTGTGCCAGGTCTGCTCAGCCTGCTGCTTGTTCCATATGTGCTGTACAAGCTGTACCCGCCGGAAGTGAAAGAAACACCGGCTGCCCCCCAAATGGCCGCCCAAAAATTAAAAGAGATGGGTCCTTTAAAAAGAGAAGAGTGGTTTATGATCGGTGTGTTTGTCCTGATCTTAGCTTTGTGGATTTTCGGAACAAATTTTGGCATCAGCGCTACGACAACGGCTTTTATCGGACTTGTCGCGCTGCTGATCACTCAAGTGCTGAGCTGGTCGGATATTAAAAAAGAAGAAGGCGCATGGGACACGCTCGTCTGGTTTGCGGTTTTGGTTATGATGGCCGGCTTCTTAAACGATCTCGGTATGATTCCATGGTTTACGGATACAATGAGAGGGGCCGTCAGCGGCATGTCCTGGCTATGGACACTGGTCGTTTTGGCTGTCGTTTATTTTTACTCTCATTATCTTTTTGCGAGCAACACGGCTCATGTCAGTGCTATGTACGCCGCTTTTCTGGCTGTGATCGTGGCTGCCGGAGCTCCGCCGGTCGCCTCTGCTCTTTTGCTCGGTGTATTCAGTAATTTGTTCGGCTGCTTAACCCATTACAGCAGCGGGCCGGCACCTGTATTTTTTGGTGCGGGTTATGTAACACAAAGTAAATGGTGGACGCTCGGGCTGATCATTTCTATTGTTCATTTAATTGTCTGGCTTGGAGTCGGCGGTGCCTGGTGGAAAGTGCTTGGTCTTTGGTAA